In Nicotiana tabacum cultivar K326 chromosome 11, ASM71507v2, whole genome shotgun sequence, a single window of DNA contains:
- the LOC107805265 gene encoding uncharacterized protein LOC107805265, whose product MTMCWAFLLVEALLLVEINVELLKKNKVKFEGNELEIISIRTMAQETGEWGGLFATLTYVFLGYTSMIAYISKSGEILCHLINLPDSDLGFFFTSLFTILISVGGTKATDQVNQWLTALMIGLLVVIEVLASVYGGWSGDAGSSDWGKVPSTIPVLIFSLVYHDLAPVLCAYLEGDLKRIRASVLIGGLVPLLALLIWDAIAFGLSSQLDQVADPVELLLRLKWSGLSYMVQAFSLLAVATSLTGTLLSFSEFLKEQINKLDLQPDVSTRLYLQRSNSQLRLSKWWRRNNLGFTATAIVIAPPLLVSTTIPEQHLFFYP is encoded by the exons ATGACAATGTGTTGGGCATTTCTATTAGTGGAAGCACTTCTACTAGTTGAAATCAATGTGGAGTTgctcaaaaagaataaagtgaaATTTGAAGGCAATGAGCTAGAGATCATCTCCATTAGAACAATGGCTCAAGAAACAGGAGAATGGGGTGGACTCTTCGCTACACTAACCTATGTCTTCTTAGGGTACACTTCAATGATTGCTTACATTTCCAAGTCGGGCGAAATCCTCTGTCATTTGATCAATCTCCCAGACTCAGATTTGGGCTTTTTCTTCACTTCCCTCTTCACAATTCTCATCTCTGTAGGTGGGACTAAAGCCACTGATCAAGTCAACCAATGGCTCACTGCACTTATGATAG GACTGCTCGTGGTAATCGAGGTTCTAGCCAGTGTATATGGAGGGTGGTCAGGAGATGCCGGAAGCAGTGACTGGGGAAAAGTTCCATCAACAATACCAGTGTTGATATTCTCTTTAGTCTACCATGATCTAGCTCCAG TTCTTTGTGCTTACTTGGAAGGTGATCTGAAACGAATAAGGGCTTCAGTATTGATTGGTGGTCTGGTTCCACTCCTGGCATTGCTTATCTGGGATGCAATTGCCTTTGGCCTTTCATCCCAGCTTGATCAAGTTGCTGACCCTGTTGAATTGCTTCTGAG GCTGAAATGGAGTGGATTGTCATATATGGTACAAGCATTCTCACTACTAGCTGTGGCAACATCTCTAACTGGTACTCTTCTAAGTTTCTCCGAGTTTCTCAAAGAGCAAATCAATAAACTTGACTTGCAACCAGATGTATCCACAAGATTATATTTACAG AGATCAAATTCTCAGCTCCGACTAAGCAAATGGTGGAGAAGAAACAACTTAGGCTTCACAGCAACAGCAATTGTCATTGCTCCCCCTCTTCTTGTGTCGACAACAATTCCAGAGCAACACCTGTTCTTCTATCCATAG
- the LOC107805274 gene encoding V-type proton ATPase subunit G 1, translated as MASSSGQNGIQLLLAAEQEAQHIVNTARAAKQARLKQAKEEAEKEIAEFRAYMEAEFQRKLEQTSGDSGANVKRLEQETDAKIEHLKTEAERVSPDVVQMLLRHVTTVKN; from the exons ATGGCATCTAGCAGTGGCCAGAATGGAATTCAACTCCTTTTAGCTGCCGAACAGGAAGCCCAACACATTGTCAATACAGCCAGGGCTG CTAAACAGGCTAGATTGAAGCAGGCCAAGGAAGAAGCTGAGAAGGAGATAGCTGAATTTCGTGCTTACATGGAGGCTGAGTTTCAGAGAAAGCTTGAGCAG ACTAGTGGTGACTCAGGCGCTAATGTCAAACGTCTTGAGCAAGAAACAGATGCAAAGATCGAGCACCTGAAAACTGAAGCAGAAAGAGTCTCCCCTGATGTTGTCCAGATGCTCCTGAGGCACGTAACCACAGTGAAGAACTAA